AGGGCCAGGACCAGCAGGGTCAAGACCAGCAGCAGAACGGCGACCAGCAGCAGAACGGCGGCCAGAACGACCAGCAGGCCGGCGACCAGCAGCAGGGCCAGGACCAGCAGCAGGCCGACGACCAGCAGGCCGCCCAGGGCGGCGCCAAGCTGCTCGACCCGGCCGCCTCCCCCGAGGCCGCCCCTGAGGACACCCCCGCGGACGAGCAGACCGCCTCGACCTTCTCGCGCCGCCGCAACAACCCCACCAGGACGGCCACCCCGGTCCCGACGAACACCCGCGGCAACGGCGGCAACAACGGCGGCAACAACAACGGCGGCAACGGCACCGCGTCGCCCACCGCCTCCCCGACCGGCTCGGCGACGAACGACCCCGACGAGGCCGAGTGCGCCGACCTCGGCCCGTTCGTCGAGGACTTCGTCGACATCCGCCAGGTCCCGCCGCAGCGGTTCGGCGTGCGCTTCAACCGGAACGGCTCGCGCGGCACCTTCGTCTCGCAGTGCGGCAGGAACGAGAACAGGCACAACAACCCCGACAACTTCATCGTGGCCCCGGGCGTGAGCAACGGCGCGCACCACATCCACGACTACGTGGGCAATGTGTCGACGGACGCCTTCTCCACCGACGAGAGCCTGGCCGCGGCGGGGACCACCTGCCGGCTGGGCGACAAGTCCACCTATTTCTGGCCGGTGCTCAGGGACCGCAAGGTCGACCAGAACACCAACGACCCCGACGGCAACGTCGGCCAGCAGCTCACCGCCCGCTCGGTGCAGCTCCAGTTCCGCGGCAACGCCACCTCCCGGGTGGTCGCCATGCCGAGGTTCCTGCGGATCATCACCGGCGACGCGAAGGCCGCGACCAACGGCCCGGCGAACGCGAAGGCCGCCTGGACCTGCACGGGATTCCAAAATCGCATAACGAACGACAAATATCCGCTTTGCCCGCGCGGCAGCCTCGTCGTTCGTATCCTGGACTTCCCGAGCTGCTGGGACGGGCAGAACACCGACAGCGCCAACCATCGCACGCACGTGGTCTTCCCCGACCAGAGCGGTGCCTGCCCGCAGGGCACGCGAGCGATCCCGCAGCTCCGCATGACGCTCACCTACTCGGTGCCGCAGGGTCCGTCGTACGCGCTGGACGCCTTCCCCGAGCAGAAGCACAACCCGGTCACCGACCATGCCGACTTCGCCAACGTCATGCCCGACCGGCTGATGCAGACCGTCGTCTCCTGCATCAACCGGGGCCGCCGTTGCTGACCTGAGAACGCGCCCGCGAAGGGTCACACCGCCTTCCGAGTCGCACCCTCACCCGACCTTGGAGGGAAATAGATGCTCCACAGACGACACCCCCGGCATCACGCCACCCAGCTGGACACCCGAAGCGTCCGGCTGGGGGCCAGCGCCACGGTCATGGCTCTCCTGCTGTCGGCGTTCGCGCTGACCAGGACCGAGCGCGGGATCGAGCTGCTCGGCCGCGGGGTCGGCTTCCTAGAGTTCTACGCGGGCGTGTTCGCCCTGGTGCTGCTGACCGCGACGGTCGCGCTCGGCATCATCACCACCGAACGCGTCTTCCTGTCCCCGGCCAACCGGGTCAGGGCGCAGCTCGCCCACCGGGCCACCGCCCTGATCGGCATGGCCTACCTGGTCACGCACCTCTCCCTCATGATCAGTCTCGGCCACGTCCCGCTGGGGGCGGCGTTCGTCCCGGTGGCCGGGATCTACGTGGCCCTCGGGACCGTGGCCCTCGACCTGATGGTGGTGGCCGTGGTCACCGGGATGGTCCGGGGACGGTTCGCGGTGAAGAACCGGCCGTGGATGTGGCGGGTCATGCACTCCGCCGCCTACCTGGCCTGGCCCATCGGCATCATGCACGGGCTCACCGCCGGCCGGCCACCGGCGGGCTGGGTGGCCTGGTCGTACGTGGCCAGCCTGGCGGCGGTCGGCGGGGCGCTGATCGTACGCGTGCTGGCCTCGCTGCGCCGGCCGCCCGTCGTCACCGAACGGGTCGAAGGGCCCGCGGTGACCGCTCCGGCCGCCGTGGGCGTCCCCGCCGAGCGGCCGCAGAAGGTCGCCGCGGGCAACGCCGCCGCCACGGCGGCGGCCATGCGGAACGCGCCGGTGAGCCTCGCCGAGGCCCGCCGCAGATACCGGGAGGCCGGATGACCCTGATTCTCATCGCGAAGGAGCGACTGTGATCCCGGCCCGAGTGCCAAGGGTGTTACGGATGGGTCCGGCCCGGCTGACCGCCGGGCTGGACCACTGCCGTCGCCTCGACCTGCCCGCCCACCGCACCCTCCACGGCGTCGTGGAGCCGCGGGAGCTGGGCGAGCTCATCTCCTACGCCAACGAGGTCGACATGCGCGGGCGGGGCGGCGCGGCCTTCCCGTTCGCGCGCAAGCTGCGGGCGGTGGCCGACGCCGCCGGCTCCAACGGCGAGAGCGTCGTGCTGGTCAACGGCGCCGAGGGCGAGCCGGCCAGCTCCAAGGACGCCATGCTGCTGACCCGCAACCCGCACCTCGTCCTCGACGGCGCGGTGCTGGCCGCCGAGGCGCTCGGGGCCAGGGAGGTGGTGGTGGCCACGGCCGGGGGCGAGGTGGCCGAGGCGTCCGTCGCCGCCGCCGTGGCCGAGCGCCGGGCCGCCAACGTCTCCGGCGGGGCCGAGAGCCGGGTGCCGATCCGGGTGGTCGGCATCAAGGAGCGCTTCATCTCCGGCGAGGGCGGCGCGCTGGTCAGGGCCGTCAACGGCGAGGAGGGCATCCCGCCGGGCCGCAAGAAGCGGGCCGCGACGAGCGGCGTGGACGGGCTGCCGACGCTGCTGTCCAACACCGAGACGTACGCGCAGCTCGCGCTGCTGGCCGAGTACGGCCCCCAGAAGTACGCCGCGGTCGGCACCAGCAAGGAGCCGGGCACGATCCTGCTCACCGTCAGCGGCGGCGCGGCGCACGGCGCGGTCATCGAGACGCCGACCGGCACGCTGCTGGCCGACGTGCTCGCCATGTGCGAGGCCGACATCGGCGACGGCGTGCTGATCGGCGGCTACCACGGCGCGTGGCTGTCGGCGGAGGCCGTCGAGACGGCGGTGATCTCCCGCGAGGGCATGAAGGCCGCCGGCGCGACGCTGGGGGCCGGCATCATCGTGCCGCTGGGCGAGTCCACGTGCGCGCTCGGCGAGGCCGCCCGGGTCGCCTCGTACCTGGCCAGCGAGTCGGCGGGCCAGTGCGGCCCGTGCCGGCTCGGCCTGCCGGACGTGGCCAAGCTGATGAACGCGCTGGTCGAGGGCGCCGGCTCGGTCGACGCCGTACGGCGGGCGGTGCGGCTGGTGGAGCGGCGCGGCGCCTGCTTCCACCCCGACGGCACCGCCAAGTTCGTGCTGTCGGCGCTGGACGCCTTCGAGGCGGAGATCGCGCTGCACCTGGAGCACGGCTCGTGCGGCCGGCCGGTGCGCGGCGTGATGCCGATGCCGGAGCGCGCGGCCGAGCTGGAGTACCGGCTGGAGGTGGACTGGTCGCGCTGCCAGGGGCACGGGCTGTGCGCGCACCTGCTGCCCGAGTTCGTGGACCTGGATGACTACGGCTTCCCGTCCTTCCGCAACGTCCCGGCGTGGATGGTCAAGGAGGCGCGGCGGGCCGTGGACATGTGCCCGGCGCTGGCGCTGCGGCTCGCGCAGTCCAGCGGGGACGGGCACGGGCCGGGCCCGTCGAAGTCGACCGGGTCGCCGCTGCGGCTGGTCAAGGACGGCGTGATGAAGGCGGCCAGCGTGCCCCGGCTGGCCCGCGCCGGAGCCGGAGGAGGGGCCGCCGGGTGACGAAGCTGTGACCAACCCGGTGCTCCATGCCGGCGTCTCACCGTTGAGCACGAGGGACGGGGAGACGTTCATGGATCGCCGGGATTTCCTGCGCGCGGCGGCGGCGGCCCCGCTCGCGGGCGCGTTCGGGGCGAGCGCGCGCGGCGCGGCCGCGCCCGACTGGGCGGGGCTGCGCGGCAGGCTGTCGGGGTCGCTGGTGCGGCCGGCCGACGCCGGGTACGCCGCCGCCCGCCGCCTGTTCAACCCGGCCTACGACCGGATCAGGCCGGGCGGCGTCGCCTACTGCGAGAGCGCGGCCGACGTGGCCGCGTGTCTCGCCTTCGCCCGGGCGGGCGGCATCCCCGTCACCGCCCGCTCGGGCGGCCACTCGTACGCGGGCTGGTCCACGGGCACCGGGCTGGTCGTCGACCTGTCGCGGATGAACGCGGTCAGTCACGCGGGCGGCCACGCGGGCGGCCGGGCCACGGTGGGCGCGGGCGCCCGGCTCATCGACGTCTACGACCGGCTGGCCCGCAGCGGCGTGAGCGTGCCCGCCGGCTCCTGCCCGACGGTGGGGGCGGGCGGCCTGACGCTCGGCGGCGGGATCGGCGTCGTGTCCAGGAAGCACGGGCTGACCTGCGACGTCCTGGAGTCGGTGCGGGTGGTGACGGCCGACGGCCGGGTGCTCGACTGTGACGCCACGCGGCATCCCGACCTGTTCTGGGCCTGCCGGGGCGGGGGCGGCGGCAACTTCGGCGTGGCGGTGTCCTTCACCTACCGGACGTTCGAGGCCGGCCAGGCCACCGTGTTCTTCCTGCACTGGCCGTGGTCGAAGGCGGGCGCGGCGGTGCGCGAGTGGCAGGCGTGGGCGCCGGCCGCCCCGGACGAGCTGTGGTCGTCGCTGCACCTGACGCGCTCGGCGAGCGGGCTGGACGTGGAGGTCGTGGGCACCTACCTGGGCGGCGCGGCGGGCCTGGAGCGGGCGCTGGCCCCGCTGACGGCGCGGCTCGGCCGGCCCGCCCGCCGGTACGTGCGCACGGTCCCCCACCTGGAGGCCATGAAGATCATGGGCGGCTGCGGCTCGCGGAGCACGGCCGAGTGCCGGCGCGTCCCGCGCACGTCGTTCGCGGCCAAGTCGCACCTGGCCTACCGGCGGCTGCCGGCGCCCGGCGTGCGGGCGCTGGTGGCCGGGGTGGCGCGCGGCGGGCGGCACTCGGTGCTGCTGGACGCGATGGGCGGCGCGATCGGGCGGGTGGCCGCGACGGCGACGGCTTTCCCGCACCGGGCGGCGTTTTACAGCGTGCAGTATTACCAGGAGGGAATGGACCGCGCTTGGCTACGCGCCATTCACGCTGATATGTCCGATTATTTCGGGAACCATGCGTATGTGAATTACCTCGACCCCGATTTACCGGACTGGCGGAGCGCCTATTACGGCGCCAACGCGGCCCGGCTGGCGGCGGTCAAGGCCGCCTACGACCCCGGCCGCCTGTTCCGCCTCCCCCAGGGCGTGTGACCGGGCTCAGCGCTTGAAGACCTTGCCGCGCACGTACACCGGGTCGCCGATCTTGACGATCTCGAACAGCCGCTTGGAGACCGACATCGGCACCCGCACGCAGCCGTGCGAGGCCGGCCGCAGCGGCACCTGCGTCGAGCCGTGCAGGGCGATGCCGCCGACGAAGTAGAGCGAGTTGAACATCGAGCCCAGCCGCCCGGTCGTCCAGCCGGGCGCGCGGCTGGACACGCGGAAGTCCCCCACCGGCGTCACGGCGTTCCCGCAGTGCCCGTTCTCGCAGTAGTGCACCTCCGCGCCCGAGGAGATGTGCGAGGTCAGCACGGGCCGGCGGTTGCGGTAGACGGTGAGGAGCTGGTCGCGCAGGTCCACCTCCACCCGGTTCGGGCCGCCGGTCGACACCATGGGCCGCTGGCGCGAGCGCCGCTCGAACGCCTTCCACACCTCCGGGCCGACCGCGCCCTTCGGCATGAGCCTGCGGGTCTTCTGGAAGGCCCAGACCGCGTACCTGGTCTGGTCGTCGTACACGCCGTTCAGCCGGCCCCAGTAGAAGCCGCCCGCGTGCAGCCTGCGCTGCAACGTCCGCACGTCCTCGCCCCGGTCGCCGGGCTTCAGCACGACCTCCGGCGCCGTCTCCGCGTACGCCGCGACCGGCACGCCCAGCAACGCCGAAAAGCCGCATCCCATAACGAGTGCCGCAATTCCCCGTACCTTTGTCCTCATGTATCGCGCGTACCCGAACCACCGAATAACCACCCACGG
The Actinomadura luzonensis genome window above contains:
- a CDS encoding DUF1996 domain-containing protein yields the protein MTSSRRMAAAMSALAVVASGLVSAAVIGVGPARADHCDPAEQPSQGQQQNNQRQRNADQQGQDDQQTGDQQQNDQQGQDQQGQDQQQNGDQQQNGGQNDQQAGDQQQGQDQQQADDQQAAQGGAKLLDPAASPEAAPEDTPADEQTASTFSRRRNNPTRTATPVPTNTRGNGGNNGGNNNGGNGTASPTASPTGSATNDPDEAECADLGPFVEDFVDIRQVPPQRFGVRFNRNGSRGTFVSQCGRNENRHNNPDNFIVAPGVSNGAHHIHDYVGNVSTDAFSTDESLAAAGTTCRLGDKSTYFWPVLRDRKVDQNTNDPDGNVGQQLTARSVQLQFRGNATSRVVAMPRFLRIITGDAKAATNGPANAKAAWTCTGFQNRITNDKYPLCPRGSLVVRILDFPSCWDGQNTDSANHRTHVVFPDQSGACPQGTRAIPQLRMTLTYSVPQGPSYALDAFPEQKHNPVTDHADFANVMPDRLMQTVVSCINRGRRC
- a CDS encoding ferric reductase-like transmembrane domain-containing protein, giving the protein MLHRRHPRHHATQLDTRSVRLGASATVMALLLSAFALTRTERGIELLGRGVGFLEFYAGVFALVLLTATVALGIITTERVFLSPANRVRAQLAHRATALIGMAYLVTHLSLMISLGHVPLGAAFVPVAGIYVALGTVALDLMVVAVVTGMVRGRFAVKNRPWMWRVMHSAAYLAWPIGIMHGLTAGRPPAGWVAWSYVASLAAVGGALIVRVLASLRRPPVVTERVEGPAVTAPAAVGVPAERPQKVAAGNAAATAAAMRNAPVSLAEARRRYREAG
- a CDS encoding NADH-quinone oxidoreductase subunit NuoF family protein, producing MGPARLTAGLDHCRRLDLPAHRTLHGVVEPRELGELISYANEVDMRGRGGAAFPFARKLRAVADAAGSNGESVVLVNGAEGEPASSKDAMLLTRNPHLVLDGAVLAAEALGAREVVVATAGGEVAEASVAAAVAERRAANVSGGAESRVPIRVVGIKERFISGEGGALVRAVNGEEGIPPGRKKRAATSGVDGLPTLLSNTETYAQLALLAEYGPQKYAAVGTSKEPGTILLTVSGGAAHGAVIETPTGTLLADVLAMCEADIGDGVLIGGYHGAWLSAEAVETAVISREGMKAAGATLGAGIIVPLGESTCALGEAARVASYLASESAGQCGPCRLGLPDVAKLMNALVEGAGSVDAVRRAVRLVERRGACFHPDGTAKFVLSALDAFEAEIALHLEHGSCGRPVRGVMPMPERAAELEYRLEVDWSRCQGHGLCAHLLPEFVDLDDYGFPSFRNVPAWMVKEARRAVDMCPALALRLAQSSGDGHGPGPSKSTGSPLRLVKDGVMKAASVPRLARAGAGGGAAG
- a CDS encoding FAD-dependent oxidoreductase, with product MDRRDFLRAAAAAPLAGAFGASARGAAAPDWAGLRGRLSGSLVRPADAGYAAARRLFNPAYDRIRPGGVAYCESAADVAACLAFARAGGIPVTARSGGHSYAGWSTGTGLVVDLSRMNAVSHAGGHAGGRATVGAGARLIDVYDRLARSGVSVPAGSCPTVGAGGLTLGGGIGVVSRKHGLTCDVLESVRVVTADGRVLDCDATRHPDLFWACRGGGGGNFGVAVSFTYRTFEAGQATVFFLHWPWSKAGAAVREWQAWAPAAPDELWSSLHLTRSASGLDVEVVGTYLGGAAGLERALAPLTARLGRPARRYVRTVPHLEAMKIMGGCGSRSTAECRRVPRTSFAAKSHLAYRRLPAPGVRALVAGVARGGRHSVLLDAMGGAIGRVAATATAFPHRAAFYSVQYYQEGMDRAWLRAIHADMSDYFGNHAYVNYLDPDLPDWRSAYYGANAARLAAVKAAYDPGRLFRLPQGV
- a CDS encoding L,D-transpeptidase family protein, with the protein product MPVAAYAETAPEVVLKPGDRGEDVRTLQRRLHAGGFYWGRLNGVYDDQTRYAVWAFQKTRRLMPKGAVGPEVWKAFERRSRQRPMVSTGGPNRVEVDLRDQLLTVYRNRRPVLTSHISSGAEVHYCENGHCGNAVTPVGDFRVSSRAPGWTTGRLGSMFNSLYFVGGIALHGSTQVPLRPASHGCVRVPMSVSKRLFEIVKIGDPVYVRGKVFKR